One window of Dermacentor andersoni chromosome 7, qqDerAnde1_hic_scaffold, whole genome shotgun sequence genomic DNA carries:
- the LOC129385414 gene encoding uncharacterized protein, which produces MERVLQFSVLVWKNMYLRRLRVRPVAFVVEILMVTVPFIKIQNERGIGGHDAVVSSIIYPVYSPDLLDLRLDTIIYGPANNYTRRIVSSIEKSLHRIDLKTMMDEVEMARVVFSRNVTPNTLGLYFHTESLGDDVPHDLTYTIMFSSGAYKITKAREEVTQSGPSQLEDSE; this is translated from the exons ATGGAGCGCGTGCTGCAGTTCTCGGTGCTGGTGTGGAAGAACATGTACCTGCGCCGCCTGAGGGTGCGTCCGGTCGCCTTCGTCGTCGAGATTCTCATGGTGACCGTGCCGTTCATCAAGATCCAGAACGAGCGTGGCATCGGGGGCCACGACGCCGTGGTCAGCAGCATCATCTACCCCGTGTACTCGCCAGACTTATTAGACCTCAGGTTGGACACCATCATCTACGGACCGGCCAACAACTACACGCGGCGCATCGTCAGTTCCATCGAGAAATCCCTGCACAGAATCG ATTTGAAGACGATGATGGACGAGGTGGAGATGGCGCGGGTGGTCTTCTCGAGGAACGTGACGCCTAACACGCTCGGCCTGTACTTCCACACCGAGTCGCTCGGTGACGACGTGCCCCACGATCTGACGTACACCATCATGTTCTCGAGCGGTGCGTACAAGATCACCAAGGCCCGCGAGGAGGTCACACAAAGCGGACCCTCGCAACTCGAGGACAGTGAGTGA